The following nucleotide sequence is from Aquarana catesbeiana isolate 2022-GZ linkage group LG08, ASM4218655v1, whole genome shotgun sequence.
gactacatggaggggggaggtaatgtatgactacatggaggggggaggtaatgtatgactacatggaggggggaggtaatgtgtgactacatggaggggaggtaatgtatgactacatggagggggaggtaatgtatgactacatggaggggggaggtaatgtatgactacatggaggggggaggtaatgtgtgactacatggaggggggaggtaatgtatacTACATggaggggaggtaatgtatgactacatggaggggggaggtaatgtgtgACTGCAGGCTTTTAATGGACAGAGGGAGGCATGCAGTGGACACGGGGGAGGCATGCAGTGGACACGGGAAGGCATGCAGTGGACACGGGGAGGTATGTAATGGACACGGGGAGGcatgtaatggacacagggaggcatgtaaTGGACACGGGGAGGCGTGTAATGGACACGGGGAGGCGTGTAATGGGCACGGGGAGGCGTGTAATGGATACGGGGAGGCATGTAATGGACACGGGGGGAGGCGTGTAATGGATACGGGGAGGCGTGTAATGGACACGGGGAGGCGTGTAATGGACACGGGGAGGCGTGTAATGGACACGGGGAGGCGTGTAATGGACACGGGGAGGCGTGTAATGGACACGGGGAGGCGTGTAATGGACACGGGGATGTATGTAATAGACACAGGGAGAcatgtaatggacacagggaggcatgcaatggacacagggaggcatgcaatggacacagggaggcatgcaatggacacggGGAGGCGTGTAATGGACACGGGGAGGCGTGTAATGGACACGGGGGAGGCGTGCAATGGACACGGGGAGGcatgtaatggacacagggaggcatgtaatggacacagggaggcatgtaaTGGACACGGGGAGGCGTGCAATGGACACGGGGAGGcatgtaatggacacagggaggcatgtaatggacacagggaggcgtGTAATGGACACGGGGAGGCATGTAATGGACACGGGGGAGGCGTGCAATGGACACGGGGAGGcatgtaatggacacagggaggcatgtaatggacacagggagggcATGTAATGGACACAGGAGGCGTGTAATGGACACAGGGTGGTTTgcagctgcagataggcattgttgaccctctttttccaatTACAGTacctgcgcatttctcaccctaggcttatattcgagtcaataagttttcccagtttttttgtgggtAAAATGAGGTgtctcagcttatattcgggtcgtcttatactcgagtatatacggtatgtgacttctgaaggtaattggtggcaccagagctttttatgggcttcatatcaaagggggtgaatacatacgcacatgacaattatcagttttatgtatatatatttttctatttttacttcaccgactttgactattgtgttctgatccatcacatataattcagattagaaaaacattgaactaaaggctgtatgtaactaaataggtaaaaagccagggggggggggtgaatacttttgcaaggcactgtaggtggatgcagcatctgtcccccggcacctctacactgagaaccgatcgatctaATCCTGCTGAGCACTCGGTTCTCACAGGTCTGTAAGTAGAgggctgcagactgtcagtcacggctctctgctatgcccccccccccccgtttgggtacattgttacatgactgagtaattgtcattcaaagggtgggAGCGCTGGAAATTGGCCTGGACCGGAAGGGCAGGAATCTTCCAGAACTGAGATGGTTAATGATCTTTTTATTGACAGACATTTGGTCGGGTGATATTTTAAAATTTTGGGGTTGTTGGATAAGTACAGAGACGGATCACACAAGATGCAATAAAAGTAATAACAgataataatagaaaatagaacAAGAATACTAAAGATGATGTTTCCGCCATGGAGTCCTGCCCACTTTTCATAGGGCGTGGCACACAGGTGATCACAGACATAAATGACTGCAAGCTCTTGAGGTGAGACTGAAATCTTACACGCTCTGGCTGCAGTAATCTAGGACCTGTGCGTAAGGAATGTCCACCCCACCCttcgccacccccccacccccactggaGGAACAATATGACCTTCTAAGGAAGATCGCACATTCCTGGAAGGAGATTGGTGGTCTGGCTTGTCCATATAGTCAGTTTACAATCGTATTCCTATAGCGTGACGTCGGCTAAGGTGACCATCTTTATATATCTTGTATTGGCCCCTTAACCAGGTTCAGAATTCATTATTAGATATTGTGAGCCATAGGAAATCAACCGCCTGGTCATGTGATGGTGAAGCTCCTCCCCTTGTACCTGTATATGACATTTCCCATTTctaatgggaggctcctgctgacttCCTGTTCTCTGCTTCTTTCAGATGTCTTGAAGATGGCAACTCCAACCATCAGGCCGAATAAAGGTGAAGTCCCATCCAGTCATGTAAAGGAGGAACCTCAGTCAGGTGAAGGACACAACCTCCCAGCCACCGGCCACTCCGGCCTTAAAGACCATAGACCGAATGTATTGTCCTGTATTAAGGAGGAACCCCAATCAGATGAAGGAGAAGACCTCCCCAACACTCAGACATCTCGGATTAGGATGGACCCAGCTCAAGTACAAAGTCCACCTGCAGAAATAAAGAAAGAACCCCGAGCTCTTGATAGAGAAGATCCCACCAACATGGACATCTCTCCACCCGCTGATCCCTCACAGAGTCTGTCTATTCAGATTAAAGAGGAGGATGAAGGTTCTCCTGCTGCTGGGATCGACATACTGAAAAGGACAATCACAGACTCTGATGTCATCACCGGAGAAAACAAGAAGATCAAACTGATGACAAAACCCACCGAGGTCAAAGGTCCCCCCGCAGCTCAGCCATCTAAGAACAACCACCTCTGCCCCGTGTGTAAAAGGAACTTCAGTAGCCATGGCAACATGGTACGTCACCGGGAGTTCCACAACGGGAAGAAGTTGTGCTGCCCGGTGTGCGGAGCCGAGTTCTGCAGCAAGATGGACCTCAAAGCTCATGTCCAGATACACAAAGTCAGCAATGTCCTCTACTGTGCCGAGTGTAACGTCATCTTCCCGACAAACCTTAGCGTCCTTGTCCATGAGAAGATCCACACCGGAGGGAAGCCGTTCTGCTGCTCACACTGTGGGAAACGCTTCTCCAGCCAATCCCAAGTCTCCGAACACATGAACCAACCATACTCCTGCATCGCCTGCCAGAAGATCTTCACCCATAAGGCGCTTCTCCTCCGCCACGAACGGACGCACATCGATGGAAAGCCCGTCTGTTCCGACTGCAGTAAGTGACCTGAGCAAACCTAAAGGAGTCCCACCTCCTGACCAAACCCTAAGGGAGTTCCGCCTCCTGACCGAACCCTAAGGTAGCCCCGCCTCCTGACCAAACCCTAAGGTAGTCCCGCCTCCTGACCGAACCCTAAGGTAGTCCCGCCTCCTGACCCAACCCTAAGGTAGTCCCGCCTCCTGACCGAACCCTAAGGTAGTCCCGCCTCCTGACCCAACCCTAAGGTAGTCCCGCCTCCTGACCGAACCCTAAGGTAGTCCCGCCTCCTGACCCAACCCTAAGGTAGTCCCGCCTCCTGACCCAACCCTAAGGTAGTCCCGCCTCCTGACCCAACCCTAAGGGAGTCCCGCCTGCTGGCGGAGCCCTAAGGGAGTCCCGCCTGCTGGCGGAGCCCTAAGGGAGCCCCGCCTGCTGGCGGAGCCCTAAGGGAGCCCCGCCTGCTGGCGGAGCCCTAAGGGAGCCCCGCCTGCTGGCGGAGCCCTAAGGGAGCCCCGCCTGCTGGCGGAGCCCTAAGGGAGCCCCGCCTTCTGCCTGGGCACGCATGCACAAAAGCCCATCTGTTCCAACTGCAGTAAGTGAACCCAAGGGAGCCCGGCCTCCTAAACCACCAGAAAGTGTCATGTGACAGAGGATGTACTATAACTGGTCATGTGATGGTAAAGCCCCTCCCTGTTTATGACACCATGAAATCCCTGTTTCCTATGGGAGGCCCCTGCTgactttttgttttctgttttttcagATATCTGGAACATGGCGATCCCAGCTGTGTTATTCAACCCCTCGATGCCCACCCCCCATAAAGAACATGGTATTTTAAAGTTCATACAAACCCCGCCCACATGCAGCACCAATCACAGAGGGGCCCCTCAGGTTAAGGTGGAGCTTCTCTCAACCAATTCATTGACTAATATAGTGGGGAAGAAGCCTGGTACTGCTGGCTGTGTTCCCCCAAACCTGGACATTAAGGAGGAACCCACAGACCACACCCCACCATCATCCGCTCAGAATAACCATTCTCATAACGAGGACCTGTCTCTCTAGCACACATTTCCACCATTAATGATACATGTGGAGGAGATCTCCTACCTGCAGCTCAGACTCAACTCTCctcagatcacatgacaattttaCCCACATTGAAGTCAGAGCCCTGCCTTAAAATAAGGGGGAATCCGACTATCTCACATGGACAGCTTTATCCTCCAGGATCATTCCCATCTGTCTTCCCATATCCAGGAGGAGCCCCTTCCACAGGAAGATGATGTCTTCAGGGGACTCCTGTGGTGACCCTCCTCTCACATTAcagaggagacccccccccccccccatgtgacatcagcATTCACCAGACGGGcagattttaaagcagaactctcctTGGATGATGTGGACGGTTCTACAAGCAGCTCTGCAACCTCGTCTTGTACATCCAGCTTCTGGTGTGTCCTGTAGGAGCGACTCCAACCAGTTATAACCAGCCAAACCCCAGAAGGTCTACTCCGGAGTGAAGCCGTTCACCTCACCTGGAAGACTGATTTCTTTGTCCAGCAGCACATTCATATAGGAGAGAAGCCTCCCTGTCCTCAGAGTGCGGGAAACCATTCACCATCCACCAGAAGATCAACGCTGGGGAGAAACTCTACCCATCCTCAGAATATGGGAAACAGTTCATCCAGAACCTGGTCCTTCACCAGAAGATCTACACTGGGGAGAAGCTCTGCACCTGACTGCACCAGAGACTTCATCTGCAAGATCAACTTCATTGTCCACCAACGCATGCACAACACCATTCCCCTGTGTAGCCTGCGGCAAGAGCTACACCAACACGTCACGGCTGGTCCAACACCAGAAGGTCCACTCAGGAGTGAAGCCGTTCACCTGCTCGGAGTGCGCAAGTCCTTCACCCAGAAGGCCAACTTCCTGGTCCACCACAGGAGAGAAGCCCTACCCATGCTTAGAGTGCGGAAAATGGTTTAGCCTCCATCAGAGCCTGGTCCAACACCTGAAGATCCACTCAGGAGTAAAGCCGTTCACCTGCTCAATTGCGGCAAGTCCTTCACCTGGAAGGCTGACTTCCTGGTCCACCAGTGCGTTCACAAAGAAGAGAAGCCCTACCTGTGCTTGGAGTGCCGGAAACTCTTCAGCATCTATCAGAGCCTGGTCCTTCACCAGAGAAACACTTCTCATGCTACGAATGTGGCAAATGCTTTGTCCGCAAAGTCACCTAGACATTCACCGGCAAGAAACCATTCACCTACATGGAGTGTGGCAAGAGCTTCAGCCTCCATCAGAACCTCTTCCTGCAACAAAGAGTCCCCACAACGGGGAGAGACCTTTCttctgtgcccagtgctctgtgacTCATTGGGGCAAACGCAAGTCCGGAAGGTTCTCTTTCTCTACCAGGAGAAGCAGAGAATCACTAATGCAGCTTTCTTCTCTGTTACGGCTTCTCCTCTTCCTCGCTCCTGTCCTGGAAGGTGGGCAGGAACTATGACAAAACAATCCTTGAATGTGACTCCTCCCTTTCCTGCCATGTGACACCTTTGGTGATTGGTGTAGagctgtcacatgggaggaaggAAAGGTTTCTGTACTGTGTAAGCTCCACAGACTTCCCTCACTTCACTTCTGGGAGTTGGATGGAGCCATGATGGAGAAAAAGATGTCCAATCCGGAGCTGACTTCCTGTACACAGTGTGATGGCCTCATCAACCTGGATTCATATTAAATTAATATAAATGTGGATTGCCGTCAGTCCTCTGAATTATACTGACTCCTCCTGGATAAACTCTCTATGATGTCATAATAACGGTTGGCTTTTATACATTTGTTAATAATAAATATATGAACTCTTGGATCTCTTCTATCATTCGGGAACCATTAGATTGGGGGTCTTGAATTAAAGTTGAGGTCCAGTCAGAAAAATTTCCTTCCGCCAGAGGTCCAAATTTCATTAACACTATAACACATCACGGTTCCCCCCCGTACATCATCATCTTCAGTGTACCTTTCACATcatagtcccctttacatcacagtgtcctCTATTCCCTTTCACAGcatcacagcactgcccccctttacattgcagttcTCCTTTACAcaacactgcccccctttacattgcagtgcccctttagaCAACAATGCCCCCCTTTACATTGCCCCTTTACACAACAATGCCCCCCTTTaaattgcagtgcccctttacacatttCCCCCTTTACACAACACtacccccctttacattgcacttCCCCATTACACAACACtacccccctttacattgcagtgcccctttgcaaaacactgccccctttacattgcactGCCCCTTTACACAGCACtaccccctttacattgcagtgcccctttacacaacactgtcccctttacattacagtgcccctttacacagcactaccccctttacattacagtgcccctttacacagcactgccccctttacattgcagtgcccctttacacaacactgccccctttacattacagtgcccctttacattgcccCCTTAAacaacagtgccccccccccctttacatcacagtgtccgTAGTTCCCtttcacagcactgcccccctttacattgcaggGACCTTGAGATCTCGGTGCACCTTTACATAACACAGCACAGAGCCTCTTTTAATAcaagcctcccctgcacagtcccatggtacctttggcagggcagaggcactAATCATCCCTGAGTGTCTTCTCCCAGGCCTCCAGCCACCAATGTCATCCTCACAGCGTGCTGCAGATTGAGTCAGAGAGCGagagtcttttcatattaacaagccagGCAATCATCTGCTTGTTACATAACTCAAGCACATCCCGCCCCTCAGTCCCGATCTGCAGCTTCTGCCGCACCCGCCCGCTGTGAGGATGACATCAGTGGCCAGGTGGGAGGTCCAGGAGAGGATACCCAGCCATGGCAGTGGCACAGTCTAGACAGGACTGTCACTTGGTCTGGTTCCAGACCGCGGCCCACCATTTAGTGACCActgctttagatcagtggttctcaaccttaatcctcaagtacccccaacaggccatgtttttggaatttctcttagataaaatagctgcccaaaataccaaactattgactctgatttaaagcacctgtgcaaggtgaaggaaaacctgcaaacatgacctgtttagggtacttgaggactgaggttgagaaccacggcTTTAGATGATACGTTGTTTCTGCTCTTTCTTATGATGTGATGGAACTAAAACAGAGAAAATGGAGACTGGAAATGAGATGAGACATTTGTGGGGGTAATGGGGTCATAGAACCTGAAAAGGAAGGTCAATGACTCCGACCAGAACCTCCTCCCTCTTCATAGTCATCTGGAATGTCTCCATTCTACCAGAACACAGAGAACTTCTATAGAACATGTCCGATGTCCAACTCCACATCCTTCAGATGTATTTATTTAGTACAGTACACTCAAATCAGTGCCCGCCCCTGAGCAGCTTACAATCAGTCCCcatcccacatacacacacacacacatactgagaCTGGTTTAGACAGGAACCAGTTCACCTACCAGCAGGTCTTCGGAATGTGTGTTCAAATGGAAAACCCAGCGCTGAACTAGAAGGCCCATCACCAGGACCCCTGAGGTGGGTATGGAGAGCTCCACCTTATAATCTGATTGGGTCTCTGGAGGTAGGAGATGAACTATGGAGGCCTCATCCATTCGGGGAGGAAGAACACACTGTACATGGAGGTCCTGTTTATGTTTGTGGACCTTGTCTGGCTCAGCAGAATCCTCTCCCATGTCCCTGGGTGTTAACACCTCACCATAGGAGGCAGATAATGGCCAGCCTCACCTGGAGGAGGTCACCTGATATTTTCATTTCACACCAGAGACTTCTATATTTCTTAAGTCCAGGTGAAATGCTGTGCCCACTACGAGGGGACACAatgctccccaccctatgtgatgtATGGGGGCAGGGCCTTCACATGGGTCTGATGACTGAAGTCTCTGAGTTATACAAAGAATTTGTGTTGCATCCATTGCACACCTTAGGCCCCATAATGTCCGGGTGTGGGAGACTCCGATGTTCAGGTGTACCGTCCATTCCCTCCGCTGGCAGGCTGCTGAACTCTATGAGAGGCTTAAAGCTGCTGTGGCTGGAGGGTGCACCGAGCGCTACTAACATATAGGGCAGTATAAACCCAATGTGTGTGCCCCCTTC
It contains:
- the LOC141104775 gene encoding uncharacterized protein (The sequence of the model RefSeq protein was modified relative to this genomic sequence to represent the inferred CDS: added 1078 bases not found in genome assembly) translates to MEETQTKTMDMRSDGRLYTGSSTSSMCFSVINKETSSHHDHIAPLEEEPQSFHEDKIPPPGLSTATKHIKEEPQSDEGHNLPDIGHSDLVDHAENVLSCIKEEPQSDGEDLPKTQTPQIKVEPLSGDPAHVHCPPVEIKEEPRSDGEDPTNMDISLPIDHTQSPSVEIKEEEEDFPPAGIRILKGIITDSDIHSFTITGEYIRGRKVKTKPKQEKVVASKHPCPVCKKGFSTHGNMVRHREFHNGKKMSCPVCGAEFCSKMDLKAHTQIHKVSKVLHCGQCDVTFPSNVNPIVQKRIHTGVKLLACSHCGKRFSSKPSATEHMSKLYLCLLCGKHVAHKALLLRHERAHAGGDPVCSDCNVLKMATPTIRPNKGEVPSSHVKEEPQSGEGHNLPATGHSGLKDHRPNVLSCIKEEPQSDEGEDLPNTQTSRIRMDPAQVQSPPAEIKKEPRALDREDPTNMDISPPADPSQSLSIQIKEEDEGSPAAGIDILKRTITDSDVITGENKKIKLMTKPTEVKGPPAAQPSKNNHLCPVCKRNFSSHGNMVRHREFHNGKKLCCPVCGAEFCSKMDLKAHVQIHKVSNVLYCAECNVIFPTNLSVLVHEKIHTGGKPFCCSHCGKRFSSQSQVSEHMNQPYSCIACQKIFTHKALLLRHERTHIDGKPVCSDCNIWNMAIPAVLFNPSMPTPHKEHGILKFIQTPPTCSTNHRGAPQVKVELLSTNSLTNIVGKKPGTAGCVPPNLDIKEEPTDHTPPSSAQNNHSHNEDLSL